The proteins below are encoded in one region of Deltaproteobacteria bacterium:
- a CDS encoding type II toxin-antitoxin system prevent-host-death family antitoxin: MPIIKSISSLRNQTRDIASLCHEQDEPVYLTTNGEGDLVVMSIEHYERLKARVELFGKLAVAQAQAAAGEKGFTHTQVMKKLRQRLHGK, from the coding sequence ATGCCAATCATAAAATCCATTTCGAGCCTGCGCAATCAAACGAGAGACATTGCTTCTCTATGTCATGAACAAGACGAGCCTGTTTATCTGACTACCAATGGCGAAGGTGACCTCGTTGTCATGAGCATCGAACATTACGAAAGACTCAAAGCAAGGGTCGAGCTTTTCGGAAAGCTTGCCGTTGCCCAGGCTCAGGCTGCGGCTGGAGAAAAAGGGTTTACCCATACTCAAGTAATGAAAAAACTTCGGCAGCGCTTGCATGGCAAATAA